In a genomic window of Halalkalicoccus sp. CG83:
- a CDS encoding type IV pilin N-terminal domain-containing protein: MFLSGLVRDGSDRRGQSEVIGVVLLLSVTVIGVTAVVASGAAVLGDAQTDSRIAQTENSMSQMSSKAGLVALGQSGTRAFDLGNLGDGTVDVRKDAGTVTVSHVDEANNREELHRGSYGAVVATVGDTEIAYQGGGVWRKDDDRSVMVSPPEYHYQQRTLTFPIVRVVGDGHANGPVRGRLTGAGGTGSIYPDGTVERANPLEDGKVVIEIQSEYYQGWYDFFEARTEGTVEIDDTNRTVTVELDIPFQTSIENAVTTTSPDGITTNGADKPNPHREGVNYPSARGNYYASGEGIPETLTVNTGGQPVNVVIDGSFEPADIVINGGGTVSLYVNGEFNLQGNDAINEGGDPSQLFVYIHSSASSSQQGTPSFTGVIYAPNTDLTLGGTTDFEGALIADSLHINGNAGTFTYDPSLSAFDIEITNSPDTITYLHVTENEVEVELR; this comes from the coding sequence ATGTTTTTGTCTGGGTTGGTTAGGGACGGATCCGATCGCCGCGGTCAGTCGGAGGTCATCGGGGTGGTGCTCCTGTTGTCGGTCACGGTGATCGGGGTCACGGCGGTCGTCGCAAGCGGTGCTGCAGTGCTCGGTGATGCACAGACTGACTCTCGGATAGCGCAGACGGAGAACTCGATGTCCCAGATGAGTTCGAAAGCCGGGCTCGTCGCGCTCGGTCAGTCGGGAACGCGTGCGTTCGACCTCGGGAACCTCGGCGACGGAACGGTCGACGTTCGTAAGGACGCCGGCACGGTGACGGTGAGTCACGTCGATGAGGCGAACAACAGAGAGGAACTGCACCGAGGATCATACGGGGCAGTCGTCGCGACGGTCGGCGATACGGAGATCGCCTACCAGGGTGGCGGCGTCTGGAGGAAGGACGACGACAGAAGCGTCATGGTATCCCCGCCCGAGTACCACTACCAGCAACGAACGCTCACCTTCCCGATCGTCCGCGTCGTCGGTGACGGGCATGCCAACGGCCCGGTACGGGGACGGCTGACCGGAGCCGGAGGCACCGGTTCGATCTATCCCGACGGCACCGTAGAGCGGGCGAATCCCCTAGAGGACGGGAAGGTGGTCATAGAGATCCAAAGCGAGTACTACCAGGGCTGGTACGACTTCTTCGAGGCTCGGACCGAGGGTACGGTCGAGATCGACGACACGAATCGAACCGTTACCGTTGAACTGGATATCCCGTTCCAAACGAGCATCGAAAACGCAGTAACGACCACGTCACCCGACGGTATCACCACGAACGGGGCGGACAAACCGAATCCGCATCGAGAGGGGGTCAACTATCCGTCAGCCAGGGGAAACTACTACGCGTCCGGCGAGGGGATTCCGGAAACGCTGACGGTGAACACCGGTGGACAACCGGTTAACGTCGTGATCGATGGGAGTTTCGAACCGGCCGATATCGTCATCAACGGCGGCGGCACCGTCTCGCTCTACGTCAACGGCGAGTTCAACCTTCAGGGGAACGACGCGATCAACGAGGGAGGCGATCCGTCACAGCTGTTCGTCTACATACATTCGAGCGCGAGCAGTAGTCAACAAGGGACGCCGTCGTTCACCGGCGTCATCTACGCCCCGAACACGGACCTCACGCTGGGCGGGACCACGGATTTCGAGGGAGCACTCATCGCGGACTCGCTACACATCAACGGGAACGCAGGGACCTTCACATATGATCCCTCGCTCTCGGCGTTCGACATCGAGATCACGAATTCTCCTGATACGATCACGTATCTACACGTCACGGAGAACGAAGTCGAAGTCGAACTCCGATAA
- a CDS encoding DUF7289 family protein: MMDDRGVSEVIGFVLVFSLITMTIAIVFTAGFGGLQDAQRIEQINNVERAFDVLDTNVQEVQRHGAPSRATEVRLSGGRLGFGEPTSVTIDVGGAVSTIETRPLVYGNGDTEIAYELGAIVRTSDGGSVMLTDPGYVLNDDRSSVPLLVTTKPSDQTSISGHRTVLVRGSHQHTEILHARTTTDLTLTVESPRADAWERYFERAADQQGGSVARTGNTVEYTVTGGETYVPVTWVRLRLV, encoded by the coding sequence ATGATGGACGATCGCGGGGTCAGCGAGGTGATCGGATTCGTGCTCGTCTTCTCGCTGATCACGATGACGATCGCAATCGTCTTCACCGCCGGATTCGGCGGTCTGCAGGACGCACAACGGATCGAGCAGATCAACAACGTCGAACGCGCGTTCGACGTCCTCGATACCAACGTCCAGGAGGTCCAACGCCATGGCGCGCCGAGCCGAGCGACGGAGGTACGATTGAGCGGCGGGCGGCTGGGATTCGGAGAACCGACGTCGGTCACGATCGATGTGGGTGGCGCGGTATCGACGATCGAAACCCGACCTCTGGTCTACGGTAACGGCGATACCGAGATCGCGTACGAACTGGGTGCGATCGTCCGAACCAGCGACGGCGGAAGCGTGATGCTCACCGATCCCGGCTACGTCCTGAACGACGATCGGTCGTCAGTTCCACTGCTCGTCACGACGAAACCGAGCGATCAGACCTCGATCAGCGGACACCGGACCGTGCTCGTTCGCGGGTCGCATCAGCACACGGAGATCCTCCACGCTCGAACGACGACCGACCTGACGCTCACGGTTGAGTCACCACGGGCGGACGCCTGGGAACGGTACTTCGAACGGGCAGCCGACCAACAGGGGGGTTCCGTTGCTCGGACGGGCAACACGGTCGAATACACCGTCACCGGAGGCGAGACGTACGTCCCGGTGACGTGGGTGCGCCTTCGTCTCGTCTGA
- a CDS encoding DUF7266 family protein — MTDRAVSVAVNYVLTLTIATLLLSGLAVSAGGLIETQSEEAIRSELDVLGQQLAANIESADRLATVAKGNTAEVRIESALPTRVAGTGYTIDVAGDTIVLRTTDPVVSVSVQFTVSDGTAVETERTVRGGNVLIERNGDDRLVVESA, encoded by the coding sequence ATGACCGACCGAGCGGTCTCAGTGGCCGTCAACTACGTGCTGACGCTCACGATCGCGACGCTACTGCTCTCGGGGCTGGCCGTCTCGGCTGGCGGGCTCATCGAGACACAGTCCGAGGAGGCGATCCGCTCGGAGCTCGACGTTCTCGGCCAGCAGCTCGCCGCGAACATCGAGAGCGCGGATCGGCTGGCGACGGTCGCCAAGGGAAACACCGCTGAGGTTCGAATCGAGTCGGCGCTTCCCACTCGGGTCGCAGGGACCGGATACACGATCGACGTTGCCGGTGATACGATCGTGTTGCGGACGACCGATCCAGTGGTGTCCGTCTCCGTTCAGTTCACGGTCTCGGACGGTACGGCCGTCGAAACCGAGCGAACGGTTCGAGGTGGGAACGTACTGATCGAGCGGAACGGAGACGATAGGTTGGTGGTCGAGAGCGCATGA
- a CDS encoding DUF7261 family protein — MAVVTQSRDRGQLILVAGLTVAVILVVLVLLLNTVIYTENLATRGIDSGAGDAIEYRSTVVGSVEELIERENEHYDEGRPPADGVETGIEEIDGTLSERHLERGTIAEIRSSQIQTDESSPRIWQNDSGAFTDAAGGAGWTVMTEVTEFERFVMTATPDEYTENSEPFRIDIGGWSMEIEVIEVEVQNEEGDTVIEERIVVTVEGEELSIYEYGYEEAPLRIDLVEGSIETDGGSEDNDIETPTPGGGELRYTNGDRVVGTFELHATGTASESDLTEYDGGSGGDPYYTYPVASVDLGIHYETSELRFATEETIVPEGEP; from the coding sequence ATGGCGGTTGTGACCCAATCTCGCGACCGCGGACAGCTCATCCTCGTCGCCGGACTGACCGTTGCGGTGATTCTGGTCGTGCTCGTCCTCCTGCTCAACACCGTCATCTACACCGAGAACCTGGCGACGCGCGGGATCGATTCGGGAGCCGGCGACGCGATCGAGTACCGATCGACCGTGGTCGGCAGCGTCGAGGAGTTGATCGAACGGGAGAACGAGCACTACGACGAGGGACGTCCGCCGGCTGATGGGGTCGAGACGGGTATCGAGGAGATCGACGGGACGTTATCGGAACGACACCTCGAGCGCGGCACGATAGCGGAGATACGATCCTCTCAAATCCAGACCGATGAGTCGTCGCCTCGTATCTGGCAGAACGACTCAGGAGCGTTCACCGACGCCGCAGGAGGCGCCGGCTGGACGGTCATGACGGAGGTGACCGAGTTCGAACGGTTCGTAATGACCGCCACTCCCGACGAGTACACGGAGAATAGCGAGCCATTCCGAATCGACATCGGCGGCTGGTCGATGGAGATCGAGGTAATCGAGGTCGAAGTCCAGAACGAGGAAGGGGATACGGTAATCGAAGAACGGATCGTGGTGACGGTCGAGGGAGAGGAGCTATCGATCTACGAGTACGGTTACGAGGAGGCACCCCTCCGAATCGACCTCGTCGAGGGATCGATCGAGACCGACGGCGGATCGGAGGACAACGACATCGAGACTCCTACGCCGGGCGGGGGCGAGCTTCGATACACGAACGGAGACCGAGTCGTCGGCACGTTCGAACTCCACGCCACCGGGACGGCGAGCGAGAGCGACCTGACCGAGTACGACGGCGGGTCCGGCGGGGATCCGTACTACACCTATCCCGTCGCGAGCGTCGACCTCGGGATCCACTACGAGACGTCGGAGCTGCGGTTCGCCACCGAGGAGACGATCGTTCCGGAGGGGGAGCCATGA
- a CDS encoding DUF7288 family protein, giving the protein MVTVDRAQAHTLEAFVAALILVAGLVFAAQATAVTPLSASTSNQHIENQHRTLAQNLLSTTAEDGSLHAAVVYWEDEENGFVGTHTDRRYYTETPTGAEHPLASVLEVFNDNHLAYNIDLTYRDGKSGTEEIRMVEMGSPSDNAVAATRSVALYDSTGVSGGTNAGTTLDELDDGAFYAADVDPDGQLYNVVEVRIVVWRL; this is encoded by the coding sequence GTGGTGACCGTGGATCGCGCCCAGGCCCATACGCTCGAGGCGTTCGTCGCCGCACTGATCCTCGTCGCAGGGCTCGTCTTCGCCGCGCAGGCGACGGCCGTGACGCCGCTCTCGGCGAGCACGTCCAACCAACACATCGAGAACCAACACCGGACGCTCGCGCAGAATCTGCTCTCGACGACCGCTGAGGACGGCTCGCTCCATGCTGCGGTCGTCTACTGGGAGGACGAGGAGAACGGCTTCGTTGGGACTCATACCGATCGGAGGTATTACACCGAGACGCCGACCGGAGCAGAACACCCGCTCGCTTCCGTTCTGGAGGTCTTCAATGATAATCACCTCGCATACAACATCGACCTCACCTATCGGGACGGTAAATCCGGAACGGAGGAGATCCGAATGGTGGAGATGGGATCGCCGAGCGACAACGCCGTCGCCGCGACTCGGTCGGTCGCCCTCTACGATTCGACCGGGGTCAGCGGTGGCACGAACGCGGGGACGACGCTCGATGAACTCGACGATGGCGCGTTCTACGCTGCCGACGTCGATCCGGACGGTCAGCTGTACAACGTCGTGGAGGTGCGCATCGTCGTATGGCGGTTGTGA
- a CDS encoding DUF7287 family protein, protein MRERGERAQTGIDFLVGATVFLIAVGFVFAFVPSMFAPFGGSGVNDALIADRSAAYLAEYALVEDPANPGVLSTACTAAFFDEDEVRAENHGCGFDHAQIDDLTALLGLQEWKNAQITIGEPDEVPTENITMQRGDDPPSAGSDTVSQRVVSIEGETYELRVRVW, encoded by the coding sequence ATGAGGGAACGAGGGGAGAGAGCCCAGACAGGGATCGACTTCCTCGTCGGCGCGACGGTCTTCCTGATCGCCGTCGGGTTCGTGTTCGCGTTCGTCCCGTCGATGTTCGCTCCGTTCGGCGGATCGGGGGTGAACGACGCCCTGATCGCGGATCGGAGCGCGGCGTATCTCGCCGAGTACGCCCTCGTCGAGGATCCCGCGAATCCGGGCGTGCTGAGTACGGCCTGTACGGCAGCGTTCTTCGACGAGGACGAGGTACGGGCCGAGAACCACGGCTGTGGTTTCGATCACGCGCAGATCGACGATCTGACCGCACTGCTCGGACTGCAGGAGTGGAAAAACGCTCAGATCACGATCGGAGAGCCCGACGAGGTGCCTACTGAGAACATCACTATGCAGCGTGGTGATGACCCGCCATCGGCCGGTTCGGACACCGTTTCACAGCGCGTCGTCTCGATCGAGGGGGAAACGTACGAACTCAGGGTGAGGGTGTGGTGA
- a CDS encoding type II secretion system F family protein has protein sequence MSLGSGGTSGEDALGDAFYPLYRVLFDEESGFAADLERKLTQARMADTVELYLSRSLAYGVLAGGLLWLVGTLLGYGLFATGLIPVDTLIGMRIPNETLLEFAIAARIPFLVLSTGLFFGSIGFGLAFGTLVVIPYSRASARKREINMLLSDSVAFMYALSVGGLNQLEIIEAMAKAEDTYGEVSREFQTIVQETEYFDTDYRTAIRNQSMETPSDDLSQFLTDMLSIVNSGGDMTRFLDDKKEKHMRTAKQQQELTLETLELFGEMYMTLSLFPLLLIILLVIMSMLGNASDFMLYAAVYGLIPLTGVGFLVLVSTVKQDEPGDGYLSAEDGQVATDGGNPLFDRGIVERYTGEYGVFDRIGSREGTYRTMEILRRPHLFFRDYPLYTLALTIPAAIVLVGAAVGAGSAPLSWQGFIDAPVWGTFVWVYLPLYVVCVPLAIFREWNVLSRMAIVDDLSDDLRKLSSANDTGMTLLESIRVVADTSSGKLSKEFGVMYAKVDYGTGLRDALVEFNNQYHIPRLARTVKLISKAQEASSQITAVLTTAARASENQDDIDRERVSRTRMQIVIIVMTYLTLLAVMAILKTQFLDVMSGLTDQAGGDSGADVGGGGMDFGGGIDTGLLSLLFFHAVTMQAILSGMISGYMRDADILSGIKYVVVLATIALVVWMVVG, from the coding sequence ATGAGCCTCGGTTCCGGCGGGACGAGCGGTGAGGACGCGCTCGGTGACGCGTTCTACCCGCTCTATCGGGTGCTGTTCGACGAGGAGAGCGGCTTCGCAGCCGACCTCGAACGGAAGCTCACCCAGGCGCGGATGGCGGACACGGTCGAGCTCTATCTCTCGCGGTCGCTGGCCTACGGTGTGCTCGCGGGCGGGCTGCTGTGGCTCGTGGGGACGCTGCTCGGCTACGGGCTGTTCGCGACCGGACTGATCCCGGTCGACACCCTCATCGGCATGCGGATTCCGAACGAGACGCTGCTCGAGTTCGCCATCGCCGCCCGGATCCCCTTCCTCGTTCTCTCGACCGGGCTGTTCTTCGGCTCGATCGGCTTCGGGCTCGCCTTCGGCACGCTCGTCGTGATCCCCTACTCGCGCGCCTCTGCACGCAAGCGCGAGATCAACATGCTGCTCTCTGACTCGGTCGCGTTCATGTACGCGCTGTCGGTCGGCGGGCTGAACCAGCTCGAGATCATCGAGGCGATGGCGAAGGCCGAGGACACCTACGGCGAGGTCAGTCGCGAATTTCAAACGATCGTCCAGGAGACCGAGTACTTCGATACGGACTACCGGACCGCGATCAGGAACCAGTCGATGGAGACGCCGTCGGACGACTTGAGCCAGTTCCTCACCGACATGCTCTCGATCGTCAACTCGGGCGGCGACATGACTCGCTTTCTCGACGATAAGAAGGAGAAGCACATGCGCACCGCGAAACAGCAACAGGAGCTCACGCTCGAGACCCTCGAACTGTTCGGCGAGATGTACATGACGCTCTCGCTCTTCCCCCTCCTGTTGATCATCCTGTTGGTCATCATGAGCATGCTCGGGAACGCCTCCGACTTCATGTTGTACGCCGCCGTCTACGGGCTGATCCCGCTCACGGGCGTCGGCTTTCTCGTGCTGGTCTCGACCGTCAAGCAGGACGAACCCGGCGACGGCTACCTCTCCGCGGAGGACGGTCAGGTGGCCACCGACGGCGGCAATCCGCTGTTCGACCGCGGGATCGTCGAGCGCTACACGGGGGAGTACGGCGTGTTCGACCGGATCGGAAGCCGCGAGGGCACCTACAGGACGATGGAGATCCTGCGCCGACCGCATCTCTTCTTCCGGGACTATCCGCTATATACGCTCGCACTGACGATCCCGGCGGCGATCGTTCTCGTCGGAGCCGCCGTCGGGGCGGGTTCGGCGCCGCTGTCCTGGCAGGGGTTCATCGACGCGCCGGTCTGGGGGACGTTCGTCTGGGTCTACCTCCCGCTGTACGTCGTCTGCGTGCCGCTCGCGATCTTTCGCGAATGGAACGTCCTGTCGCGGATGGCGATCGTTGATGACCTCTCGGACGACCTCCGGAAGCTCTCCAGCGCCAACGACACCGGAATGACGCTGCTCGAGTCGATCCGGGTTGTCGCCGACACCTCCTCGGGGAAGCTTTCGAAGGAGTTCGGGGTGATGTACGCGAAGGTGGACTACGGGACCGGCCTTCGCGACGCCCTCGTCGAGTTCAACAACCAGTATCACATCCCCCGGCTGGCGCGGACGGTCAAGCTGATCAGCAAGGCCCAGGAGGCCTCGAGCCAGATCACCGCCGTCCTGACGACCGCCGCGCGGGCAAGCGAGAACCAGGACGACATCGACCGCGAGCGCGTCTCGCGGACGCGAATGCAGATCGTCATCATCGTCATGACCTACCTCACGCTGCTCGCGGTGATGGCGATCCTCAAGACCCAGTTCCTCGACGTGATGAGCGGGCTGACCGACCAGGCGGGCGGCGACAGCGGGGCGGACGTCGGCGGCGGAGGGATGGACTTCGGCGGCGGGATCGACACCGGGCTGCTCTCACTGCTGTTCTTCCACGCGGTGACGATGCAGGCGATCCTCTCGGGAATGATCAGCGGCTACATGCGCGACGCTGACATCCTGAGCGGGATCAAGTACGTGGTGGTACTCGCGACGATCGCGCTCGTCGTCTGGATGGTGGTGGGATGA
- a CDS encoding type II/IV secretion system ATPase subunit, which translates to MSPDDAGERVGAPGHDEGGTPETTPSSGVVERLLEASETASHLDAYLDPDALVIKDLYTWEHVKRRYYYEEDGSPPRDTDGEVVEFEPGEWLGFDPTDVEERFSRGASTAAVLADVVAERTVNVNPDLDEDAFFSTADGESTVTDRYDLEKAVPMGKKTHFRERERYWVNEPYAFVIVFRSDRDNETKYYLIEPYRNAIETDLTAFLVEKLRAAIKYTDDALVETDDDRRRVIDRETRRLLDRYDLHERSSGSLRDRLLKLLGRGEPEEPPATVAPVRPEPAILEEDADTVSEAQIVRLLYYLKRDFIGYERIDGIKKDINVEDISCDGYDSPVFVYHSGYEQIITNVTHGKRSLDDFVVKLAQRSGKGISKRNPQVDATLPDGSRAQLTLGREVSDHGTNYTIRQFKDVPFTPLDLINWHTFSLEEMAFLWLCIENHKSLIFAGGTASGKTTSLNAVSLFIPSNTKIVSIEDTREVELPQRNWIASVTRPSFSDGDDGDVDEFDLLEAALRQRPDYIVMGEIRGEEGRTLFQVMSTGHTTYTTFHADSVGEVLKRFTTDPINVSKTMFTALDLVSIQTSTRVQGAKVRRNKSLTEINHYDAEHDEINVRDVYQWQAESDEFLEVGGSNTLEEIRFDRGWSHEELDEQLFLRRVVLAYLIENGLNEYRQVAATLQAFINDPETITALIANDELAASLEDLRQMESVLIDVDPEKEALVPRPGPDEETSETARTILEAAERRIFEDHRGPVTAGVEDALVAESSADVATPAVPDGDDLRFDEDDADRAASDGGEPVDDGRDGPLDGARDRYESSDDERAEHSESESAVRDLGEETG; encoded by the coding sequence ATGTCGCCCGACGACGCCGGCGAGAGAGTAGGAGCGCCGGGTCACGACGAGGGGGGGACGCCTGAGACGACACCCTCCTCAGGGGTCGTCGAACGGCTCCTCGAGGCGTCGGAAACGGCGAGTCACCTCGACGCGTATCTCGATCCGGACGCGCTCGTGATCAAGGACCTCTACACCTGGGAGCACGTCAAACGACGCTACTACTACGAGGAGGACGGCTCGCCGCCGCGCGACACGGACGGCGAGGTAGTCGAGTTCGAACCCGGAGAATGGCTGGGGTTCGATCCGACCGACGTCGAAGAGCGGTTCTCCCGGGGCGCCAGTACGGCAGCCGTGCTCGCCGACGTCGTCGCGGAACGGACCGTGAACGTGAACCCGGACCTCGACGAGGACGCCTTCTTCTCGACGGCCGACGGCGAGTCGACGGTGACCGACCGGTACGACCTCGAGAAGGCGGTGCCCATGGGGAAGAAGACCCACTTCCGCGAGCGCGAGCGATACTGGGTGAACGAGCCCTACGCCTTCGTGATCGTCTTCCGATCCGATCGGGACAACGAGACGAAGTACTACCTGATCGAGCCGTATCGCAACGCCATCGAGACCGACCTCACGGCGTTCCTCGTCGAGAAGCTCCGTGCCGCGATCAAGTACACCGACGACGCGCTCGTCGAGACCGACGACGACCGGCGCAGGGTGATCGATCGCGAGACCCGACGATTGCTCGATCGGTACGACCTCCACGAACGCTCCAGTGGGAGCCTCCGCGACCGGCTCCTGAAACTGCTCGGCCGAGGCGAACCCGAGGAGCCGCCCGCGACCGTCGCGCCCGTCCGACCCGAACCCGCGATACTCGAGGAGGACGCCGACACCGTGAGCGAGGCCCAGATCGTCAGGCTGCTCTACTACCTCAAGCGCGACTTCATTGGATACGAGAGAATAGATGGAATAAAGAAGGACATCAACGTAGAGGACATCTCGTGTGATGGCTACGACTCACCGGTGTTCGTCTACCATTCCGGGTACGAACAGATCATCACGAACGTCACCCACGGCAAGCGGAGTCTCGACGACTTCGTGGTCAAGCTCGCCCAGCGCTCGGGGAAGGGGATCTCGAAACGGAACCCGCAGGTCGACGCCACGCTGCCCGACGGCTCGCGCGCCCAGCTCACGCTCGGGCGCGAGGTCTCCGATCACGGGACCAACTACACGATCCGGCAGTTCAAGGACGTCCCGTTCACGCCGCTCGACCTGATCAACTGGCATACGTTCAGCTTAGAGGAGATGGCCTTTCTCTGGCTCTGTATCGAGAACCACAAATCACTCATTTTCGCCGGCGGCACCGCGAGCGGGAAGACCACGAGCCTGAACGCCGTCTCGCTGTTCATCCCCTCGAACACGAAGATCGTCTCGATCGAGGACACCCGCGAGGTGGAGCTCCCACAACGAAACTGGATCGCGAGCGTCACCCGCCCCTCCTTCTCGGACGGCGACGACGGCGACGTCGACGAGTTCGACCTGCTCGAGGCGGCGCTACGCCAACGACCCGACTACATCGTGATGGGCGAGATCCGCGGCGAGGAGGGGCGCACCCTCTTCCAGGTGATGTCGACGGGCCACACCACCTACACCACGTTCCACGCCGACTCGGTCGGCGAGGTGCTCAAGCGCTTTACCACCGATCCGATCAACGTCTCGAAGACGATGTTCACGGCGCTGGATCTCGTCTCGATCCAGACCTCGACGCGGGTGCAGGGCGCGAAGGTTCGTCGGAACAAGTCGCTCACGGAGATCAACCACTACGACGCCGAACACGACGAGATCAACGTCCGCGACGTCTACCAGTGGCAGGCCGAGTCCGACGAGTTCCTCGAGGTCGGCGGCTCGAACACACTCGAGGAGATCCGCTTCGACCGCGGCTGGTCGCACGAGGAACTCGACGAACAGCTGTTCCTTCGACGGGTCGTCCTCGCCTACCTGATCGAGAACGGTCTCAACGAGTACCGGCAGGTCGCCGCCACGCTGCAGGCGTTCATCAACGATCCCGAGACGATCACGGCGCTGATCGCGAACGACGAGCTGGCGGCGAGCCTCGAGGACCTTCGCCAGATGGAGAGCGTGCTGATCGACGTGGATCCGGAGAAGGAGGCGCTCGTCCCCCGCCCCGGACCGGACGAGGAGACGAGCGAGACGGCGAGAACGATCCTCGAAGCGGCCGAGAGGCGGATCTTCGAGGATCACCGTGGTCCCGTGACCGCCGGCGTCGAGGACGCACTGGTCGCCGAGTCGTCCGCGGACGTCGCCACACCGGCCGTTCCCGACGGGGACGATCTCCGGTTCGATGAGGACGATGCCGACCGTGCCGCCTCGGACGGCGGCGAGCCGGTCGACGACGGACGAGACGGGCCTCTCGACGGTGCTCGCGACCGGTACGAATCGTCCGACGATGAGCGTGCGGAGCACTCGGAGTCGGAGTCAGCGGTCCGTGACCTGGGCGAGGAGACCGGATGA